One window of Halichondria panicea chromosome 7, odHalPani1.1, whole genome shotgun sequence genomic DNA carries:
- the LOC135338105 gene encoding transcription factor Sp2-like, whose translation MATQGIVQNSSTNGPTPPFSTHTSFLSNEALPITVEASPSTKEGDKVNTGGTQSTALVLVAKVLANLSQETLARACLAVNPERFISPAEPTQLILTAEAIKSEVKAEQKDDEQPRQTPYMNGIESLINAANNNSGQDQEGSSNTLLPDGECDDAESQSLSQSHSSFASHYSTSSAGSGTEAAVSPQSLLTGSGKSSRGKRTHFCPWEGCGKGYGKSSHLKAHIRTHTGERPYPCGWEGCGKSFARSDELARHFRTHTGEKRFACPVCDKRFMRSDHLSKHVKRHAVNRAKGRDPLVLKAKAAAASAAMNTTNGRRSAINSSSTPPSTPGTPLTPNTLKGWEALTNGVSLIQMPLPQHLPVTVSSVPFKIEPNSPTAEEPMDMETTTTPMSFKTEQFIMNMIASQSPAIPMAQMPPVVMEASMVPATLPQQQEIEIETKSETEIYPIATIAMNGEPETTATTIVFTTPAHVPASVMSS comes from the exons ATGGCAACTCAAGGCATAGTTCAGAACTCGAGCACAAATGGACCCACTCCCCCTTTCTCCACGCACACCTCCTTCTTGAGCAACGAGGCCCTTCCTATCACAGTGGAAGCATCGCCGTCTACCAAAGAAGGAGACAAAGTTAATACTGGAGGGACTCAGTCTACTGCTCTGGTTCTTGTTGCCAAAGTTCTAGCTAACCTAAGCCAAGAGACTCTTGCTCGAGCCTGCCTCGCTGTCAATCCAGAGAGATTTATCAGTCCTGCTGAACCTACACAGTTGATTTTAACTGCTGAAGCTATCAAGTCTGAAGTAAAAGCTGAACAAAAGGATGATGAACAGCCAAGACAAACTCCCTACATGAATGGTATTGAGTCACTCATCAATGCTGCCAACAACAACAGTGGCCAAGATCAAGAGGGAAGTTCTAATACTCTCCTGCCAGACGGTGAATGTGACGATGCGGAGTCTCAGAGTCTCTCTCAGTCACACAGCTCCTTCGCAAGCCACTACTCGACCAGCTCAGCGGGATCTGGAACAGAAGCAGCAGTCTCTCCTCAATCTTTACTg ACTGGGTCTGGGAAGTCTAGTCGGGGGAAGAGAACTCACTTCTGCCCTTGGGAAGGCTGTGGGAAGGGCTATGGAAAGAGCTCACATCTTAAGGCGCATATTCGAACACATACCGGAGAACGACCCTACCCCTGTGGCTGGGAAGGTTGTGGAAAAAGTTTTGCACGATCAGATGAACTTGCCCGTCATTTTCGTACTCATACTGGAGAAAAGAGATTTGCTTGCCCCGTCTGTGACAAACGTTTTATGAGAAGCGACCACTTGAGCAAACATGTCAAACGACACGCTGTAAATCGTGCCAAAGGAAGAGACCCTCTTGTCCTCAAGGCTAAAGCTGCCGCTGCCTCGGCTGCAATGAACACTACCAATGGACGTCGAAGTGCTATCAACAGTTCCTCTACTCCACCCTCCACCCCTGGCACGCCACTCACCCCGAATACCCTCAAAGGATGGGAAGCTCTCACTAATGGAGTGTCCCTCATTCAGATGCCTTTACCGCAACACCTACCTGTTACCGTGAGTAGCGTACCCTTTAAGATCGAACCCAACAGTCCCACTGCTGAAGAGCCAATGGATATGGAAACCACCACAACCCCTATGTCCTTCAAGACAGAGCAATTCATTATGAACATGATCGCCTCACAATCCCCTGCGATTCCTATGGCTCAAATGCCTCCTGTTGTGATGGAAGCTAGCATGGTTCCAGCTACACTCCCTCAACAACAAGAAATAGAAATCGAGACAAAATCCGAGACTGAAATATATCCAATCGCTACTATTGCGATGAATGGAGAGCCGGAAACGACAGCCACTACAATTGTTTTCACTACACCTGCGCATGTGCCAGCATCCGTGATGTCATCCTAA
- the LOC135338093 gene encoding OTU domain-containing protein 7B-like has product MTDSVLTTFIERTHADPALARDLLDATDWNLEEAVTAYHSLYDTKTVEPEEYQYDPKDFDSLAGILEDVDSFPKQGLEDSATESVVSNARVDDNEAQRRVLVKHQRQKRGRGLSFLASEVVDKFNKVAVSTEKVSAKEQVLFDEKFFHHSFVYPDFSAEDGALQEFIAADLIEVSMKKALERLGRLNWWTRTGTLPSLEPLATSGDGNCLLHAASLYMWGFHDRELILRTALHRTLTTGLAKEGIKQRWKYHTQLRYDEIGLQFSDEEWDFEWGDVIRIATNQPRQQPTTASLRRKSSLKLSLESLEEIHVFALAHVLKRAVIVISDRTIKNLSGEDLAPIYFRGIYLPFEINPTACHKSPIVLGYDSSHFAPLVAKDDKKTEEQRQRGRFAKVSGRKDTVVPLVTPDGSLLPVQFVYHPKKKLVTEKWAKSEFTPGEFPDEIVRVLESYLDVRWIQLKVDSVTSSVEKSRSIAEDEPDRDNFPIEVPKVRFPAAHIKQEAQPIYQKELIEKYLNHARGRYEEQATLKAKREEEKKRHEENKPVPCVTEGCDMFGKKATNYLCSVCYKAKELRLNELSSSTQSDDKEFFNPSAIASGENPLQAPPLPARAQATPSGYQWPVSDSPQQCEHRSLPKQVASGPSLSKQSAPRPLSMQPQAACPSPSTTHAKTTKKASPSRSPKLTHQVSPSKNTKPQPTEGPQLPPQASQSQPPKLSPKVPPKVPSTASATNTKPPLTVPKGNGGSKDGIAKKLKIFPSSPSNSKKPKVARGYSRDGIQPISLGVLGGGGSQVVCKNTGCDFFGNEERKGYCSKCFNEISKTSSQEV; this is encoded by the exons ATGACAGACTCTGTTCTCACCACATTCATTGAGCGTACTCATGCGGACCCAGCTCTGGCCAGAGACCTCCTGGATGCAACGGACTGGAACCTGGAGGAAGCTGTGACTGCCTACCACAGTCTCTATGACACCAAGACAGTGGAGCCAGAGGAGTACCAATATGACCCAA AGGACTTTGACAGTTTGGCTGGCATACTGGAAGACGTGGACAGCTTCCCAAAACAAGGACTTGAAGATTCAG CTACAGAGAGTGTCGTCAGCAATGCGAGGGTGGATGATAATGAGGCTCAGAGGAGGGTACTGGTCAAGCATCAACGACAAAAAAGAGGGCGTGGTCTCTCGTTCCTTGCCTCGGAGGTGGTGGACAAGTTCAACAAGGTTGCTGTCTCCACAGAGAAAGTCAGCGCCAAAGAACAG GTGTTATTTGATGAGAAGTTTTTCCACCATTCGTTTGTGTACCCGGACTTCAGTGCAGAGGACGGTGCTCTACAAGAGTTCATTGCAGCTGACCTCATCGAGGTCTCCATGAAGAAAGCTCTGGAGAGACTAG GTCGGCTTAACTGGTGGACCAGGACTGGCACCCTACCGAGTCTGGAGCCTCTGGCCACTTCAGGAGATGGCAACTGCCTACTACACGCAGCCTCGCTCTATATGTGGGGGTTCCACGATCGAGAGTTAATACTAAGAACAGCTCTGCATCGGACACTCACAACTGGGCTAGCTAAAGAGGGCATCAAGCAAAGATGGAAGTACCACACACAGTTGAGGTACGACGAAATCGGTCTGCAGTTCTCCGACGAAGAGTGGGACTTCGAGTGGGGTGATGTCATACGTATTGCCACCAACCAACCACGACAGCAACCCACAACTGCGTCTCTTAGAAGGAAATCCTCACTCAAGCTCAGCTTAGAAAGCCTCGAAGAGATACATGTGTTTGCATTAGCTCATGTTTTAAAGAGAGCTGTCATTGTCATTTCCGATCGTACCATCAAGAATTTGAGTGGTGAAGACTTGGCTCCGATCTATTTTAGAGGAATTTACCTACCGTTTGAAATCAACCCAACGGCTTGCCACAAATCTCCGATTGTGCTTGGTTACGATTCGTCTCATTTCGCCCCACTGGTAGCAAAGGACGACAAGAAAACAGAGGAGCAACGACAGCGAGGACGGTTCGCTAAAGTGAGTGGGCGGAAGGACACTGTTGTGCCTCTTGTGACACCCGACGGTTCATTGTTACCAGTTCAATTTGTCTACCACCCCAAAAAGAAATTGGTGACCGAGAAATGGGCCAAATCTGAATTCACCCCTGGAGAATTTCCGGATGAAATTGTTAGAGTTTTAGAGTCCTATCTCGATGTTCGCTGGATTCAACTCAAAGTCGACTCAGTGACGTCTTCAGTCGAAAAAAGTCGCTCAATAGCAGAAGACGAGCCTGATCGGGACAACTTCCCTATCGAAGTGCCCAAGGTTCGATTCCCAGCCGCACATATAAAGCAAGAAGCACAGCCCATCTATCAGAAAGAACTCATTGAGAAATACTTGAACCACGCACGTGGTCGCTACGAGGAACAAGCCACTCTGAAGGCAAAGAGAGAGGAAGAGAAGAAAAGACATGAAGAGAATAAACCTGTGCCGTGTGTGACGGAAGGGTGTGATATGTTTGGAAAAAAGGCAACCAATTACCTTTGCTCAGTGTGTTACAAGGCTAAAGAACTGAGGCTAAACGAACTTTCAAGCTCGACGCAAAGTGATGACAAGGAATTTTTCAATCCATCAGCTATTGCAAGCGGAGAAAACCCCCTTCAAGCCCCTCCTCTTCCTGCCAGGGCACAAGCTACACCATCCGGTTACCAATGGCCTGTTTCAGACAGCCCTCAACAATGTGAGCACAGATCTCTACCAAAGCAAGTTGCCAGTGGACCGTCTCTCTCCAAACAGTCCGCCCCTCGTCCCCTCTCCATGCAACCTCAGGCAGCATGCCCGTCACCCTCCACCACACATGCAAAAACTACTAAGAAAGCTAGCCCTTCCAGAAGCCCAAAGCTAACACATCAAGTTAGCCCCTCGAAGAACACAAAACCACAACCCACAGAGGGGCCTCAACTACCCCCTCAAGCAAGTCAATCGCAACCCCCTAAATTGTCACCGAAAGTACCTCCGAAAGTACCAAGCACTGCGTCTGCTACGAACACTAAACCACCACTGACTGTCCCTAAAGGCAATGGTGGCTCCAAAGATGGTATTGCAAAAAAGCTGAAGATTTTCCCGTCCTCTCCCTCCAATTCTAAGAAGCCGAAGGTTGCCAGGGGTTACTCGCGAGACGGTATACAACCTATCTCCCTCGGGGTTCTCGGTGGAGGCGGCTCGCAGGTGGTCTGCAAGAACACTGGTTGTGATTTCTTTGGCAATGAAGAAAGAAAAGGATATTGCTCAAAGTGTTTCAATGAAATATCCAAGACCTCGTCACAAGAAGTGTAA
- the LOC135338098 gene encoding mucin-2-like isoform X1, giving the protein MAYQPQRRNTVSKSSGPSHMNSYALRGIPIKYKPPLFVPDIQYLPATWKPPEMLSANIIGYDYSLETAILSQARQRAVSVAAEESLKRQQIDKLKKELQEREEAAAKAARELIPPQPLFSNDILTPTPVASNATKLSAANSVENSEDSDSPKSTSGIELTVEPPIKTLGQISIREFETNTHDDPFEIASLQAINDMEVLQSVLQPIPLPIISTPTSTSPPLIQTSQQNSTTQMPGLGTSPTRSHSSPIPTPRTSRTQLTANSSGLYPSTTPPTAVAPVSSQVPSYPNPFMANNSTNNVPVNPSEPGVGLLIDFGGDFTLQPPPTSVQSPPTLVQPAPTYVQPPPTLVQPPPTVTASATAVRLPYMVEVDQPQGSSHPVPKLRTHIPPPSIPPYPNGASSAPNQTSPIVPPKGIRPATKNHPPARPPKPKGHVGFTILSNSSPSSNRPGFGVPVLPPIPTSAAPPTTTAPQMNRPLNIPPPLYTSPILNKRILPPYSSPPKTYKLPDPMSSLTVSQKSEVKSLSGMGFPLPRVARAMLRYEGDNTKILDFLFLVGRLEEQKFSGDSAEVALIACKDDESKAVEYLNKVEGFKNIGFSEKKIHDAFEKSGKDWDKALDLLTEDR; this is encoded by the exons ATGGCATACCAACCTCAGAGAAGGAACACAGTGTCCAAATCATCAGGACCAA GTCACATGAACTCTTATGCCTTGAGGGGAATACCGATCAAATACAAGCCTCCCTTGTTTGTACCGGATATCCAATACCTACCCGCCACTTGGAAGCCCCCAGAGATGCTATCAGCGAACATTATTGGA tacgaCTACAGCCTCGAGACTGCAATACTATCCCAGGCTAGACAGAGAGCTGTATCAGTGGCTGCGGAGGAATCTCTAAAAAGGCAACAAATAGACAAGTTGAAAAAAGAACTGCAGGAGAGAGAAGAAGCTGCAGCAAAGGCAGCTCGAGAACTGATCCCCCCTCAACCACTGTTTAGCAATGACATTCTAACTCCCACACCTGTAGCCAGTAACGCAACTAAATTAAGTGCTGCAAACTCAGTGGAAAATAGTGAGGACTCCGATAGCCCCAAGTCTACGTCTGGTATTGAACTGACAGTGGAGCCACCGATTAAGACACTCGGACAGATAAGCATACGTGAGTTTGAGACTAACACACATGATGACCCGTTTGAAATCGCAAGTCTACAAGCTATCAACGATATGGAAGTACTGCAAAGTGTATTGCAACCAATTCCACTTCCCATCATCTCAACTCCAACTAGTACTAGTCCACCATTGATACAAACCTCGCAGCAAAATTCAACCACTCAAATGCCAGGGTTAGGCACAAGTCCTACTAGGAGCCACTCGTCTCCTATACCTACGCCAAGGACGTCTAGGACACAATTGACGGCTAACTCAAGCGGCCTTTACCCAAGTACAACACCACCGACTGCAGTGGCTCCTGTCAGCTCACAAGTGCCGTCTTATCCTAATCCGTTTATGGCTAATAACTCGACTAACAATGTTCCAGTGAATCCATCTGAGCCAGGTGTAGGACTCTTAATTGATTTTGGTGGAGATTTTACTCTTCAACCGCCCCCTACATCTGTCCAATCACCCCCCACATTGGTCCAACCAGCCCCCACATATGTTCAACCGCCCCCTACATTGGTCCAACCACCCCCCACGGTGACAGCCTCGGCCACAGCTGTAAGACTACCGTACATGGTGGAA GTGGACCAACCTCAAGGTTCCTCTCATCCTGTTCCCAAACTCAGAACGCACATACCGCCCCCAAGCATCCCCCCGTATCCAAACGGAGCTTCCAGTGCCCCTAATCAAACGTCACCCATTGTACCCCCTAAGGGCATTCGGCCTGCCACTAAAAATCATCCTCCAGCTCGTCCACCAAAACCAAAAGGTCACGTTGGATTTACAATACTGAG TAACAGCTCTCCCTCTTCCAACCGACCTGGATTTGGTGTGCCCGTCCTTCCTCCGATTCCGACCTCTGCAGCCCCCCCAACCACTACTGCCCCCCAGATGAATCGCCCCCTGAACATCCCACCCCCACTTTATACCTCCCCTATCCTCAACAAACGAATCCTGCCGCCCTATAGCTCGCCCCCCAAGACTTACAAATTACCAGACCCCATG AGTAGTCTGACGGTGTCCCAGAAGAGTGAGGTGAAGTCACTGTCTGGAATGGGGTTTCCCCTTCCCAGAGTTGCCAGGGCCATGCTCAGATACGAGGGGGACAACACCAAG ATActggatttcttgtttctggtGGGCAGGCTGGAAGAGCAGAAGTTCTCTGGAGATAGTGCTGAGGTAGCACTTATTGCTTGCAAAGATGATGAATCAAAG GCTGTCGAGTATTTGAACAAGGTCGAAGGATTCAAGAATATTGGCTTTTCTGAGAAAAAGATTCACGATGCGTTTGAAAAGTCAGGCAAAGACTGGGACAAAGCATTGGACTTACTAACTGAAGATAGATGA
- the LOC135338098 gene encoding mucin-2-like isoform X2, with the protein MAYQPQRRNTVSKSSGPSHMNSYALRGIPIKYKPPLFVPDIQYLPATWKPPEMLSANIIGYDYSLETAILSQARQRAVSVAAEESLKRQQIDKLKKELQEREEAAAKAARELIPPQPLFSNDILTPTPVASNATKLSAANSVENSEDSDSPKSTSGIELTVEPPIKTLGQISIREFETNTHDDPFEIASLQAINDMEVLQSVLQPIPLPIISTPTSTSPPLIQTSQQNSTTQMPGLGTSPTRSHSSPIPTPRTSRTQLTANSSGLYPSTTPPTAVAPVSSQVPSYPNPFMANNSTNNVPVNPSEPGVGLLIDFGGDFTLQPPPTSVQSPPTLVQPAPTYVQPPPTLVQPPPTVTASATAVDQPQGSSHPVPKLRTHIPPPSIPPYPNGASSAPNQTSPIVPPKGIRPATKNHPPARPPKPKGHVGFTILSNSSPSSNRPGFGVPVLPPIPTSAAPPTTTAPQMNRPLNIPPPLYTSPILNKRILPPYSSPPKTYKLPDPMSSLTVSQKSEVKSLSGMGFPLPRVARAMLRYEGDNTKILDFLFLVGRLEEQKFSGDSAEVALIACKDDESKAVEYLNKVEGFKNIGFSEKKIHDAFEKSGKDWDKALDLLTEDR; encoded by the exons ATGGCATACCAACCTCAGAGAAGGAACACAGTGTCCAAATCATCAGGACCAA GTCACATGAACTCTTATGCCTTGAGGGGAATACCGATCAAATACAAGCCTCCCTTGTTTGTACCGGATATCCAATACCTACCCGCCACTTGGAAGCCCCCAGAGATGCTATCAGCGAACATTATTGGA tacgaCTACAGCCTCGAGACTGCAATACTATCCCAGGCTAGACAGAGAGCTGTATCAGTGGCTGCGGAGGAATCTCTAAAAAGGCAACAAATAGACAAGTTGAAAAAAGAACTGCAGGAGAGAGAAGAAGCTGCAGCAAAGGCAGCTCGAGAACTGATCCCCCCTCAACCACTGTTTAGCAATGACATTCTAACTCCCACACCTGTAGCCAGTAACGCAACTAAATTAAGTGCTGCAAACTCAGTGGAAAATAGTGAGGACTCCGATAGCCCCAAGTCTACGTCTGGTATTGAACTGACAGTGGAGCCACCGATTAAGACACTCGGACAGATAAGCATACGTGAGTTTGAGACTAACACACATGATGACCCGTTTGAAATCGCAAGTCTACAAGCTATCAACGATATGGAAGTACTGCAAAGTGTATTGCAACCAATTCCACTTCCCATCATCTCAACTCCAACTAGTACTAGTCCACCATTGATACAAACCTCGCAGCAAAATTCAACCACTCAAATGCCAGGGTTAGGCACAAGTCCTACTAGGAGCCACTCGTCTCCTATACCTACGCCAAGGACGTCTAGGACACAATTGACGGCTAACTCAAGCGGCCTTTACCCAAGTACAACACCACCGACTGCAGTGGCTCCTGTCAGCTCACAAGTGCCGTCTTATCCTAATCCGTTTATGGCTAATAACTCGACTAACAATGTTCCAGTGAATCCATCTGAGCCAGGTGTAGGACTCTTAATTGATTTTGGTGGAGATTTTACTCTTCAACCGCCCCCTACATCTGTCCAATCACCCCCCACATTGGTCCAACCAGCCCCCACATATGTTCAACCGCCCCCTACATTGGTCCAACCACCCCCCACGGTGACAGCCTCGGCCACAGCT GTGGACCAACCTCAAGGTTCCTCTCATCCTGTTCCCAAACTCAGAACGCACATACCGCCCCCAAGCATCCCCCCGTATCCAAACGGAGCTTCCAGTGCCCCTAATCAAACGTCACCCATTGTACCCCCTAAGGGCATTCGGCCTGCCACTAAAAATCATCCTCCAGCTCGTCCACCAAAACCAAAAGGTCACGTTGGATTTACAATACTGAG TAACAGCTCTCCCTCTTCCAACCGACCTGGATTTGGTGTGCCCGTCCTTCCTCCGATTCCGACCTCTGCAGCCCCCCCAACCACTACTGCCCCCCAGATGAATCGCCCCCTGAACATCCCACCCCCACTTTATACCTCCCCTATCCTCAACAAACGAATCCTGCCGCCCTATAGCTCGCCCCCCAAGACTTACAAATTACCAGACCCCATG AGTAGTCTGACGGTGTCCCAGAAGAGTGAGGTGAAGTCACTGTCTGGAATGGGGTTTCCCCTTCCCAGAGTTGCCAGGGCCATGCTCAGATACGAGGGGGACAACACCAAG ATActggatttcttgtttctggtGGGCAGGCTGGAAGAGCAGAAGTTCTCTGGAGATAGTGCTGAGGTAGCACTTATTGCTTGCAAAGATGATGAATCAAAG GCTGTCGAGTATTTGAACAAGGTCGAAGGATTCAAGAATATTGGCTTTTCTGAGAAAAAGATTCACGATGCGTTTGAAAAGTCAGGCAAAGACTGGGACAAAGCATTGGACTTACTAACTGAAGATAGATGA
- the LOC135338110 gene encoding uncharacterized protein LOC135338110 isoform X2 yields MEEVDRSIKSAWLARHLMRARKYEAQKIAWKIFFLERRDINDFGRADLEAKISQACKLLFSLRRVRIKSLAAELANRSKFISLYDDTIAQNLKHFSSNEEIAKQIILKSKLSDKTLRILHKYHISTTHKQLQSSEASCKPEHTVKHPATARQRERNPKRTAPTRKMRGQGTNGKSSVVSRRPSTLDSVFIGSLSQSSKGVDKPSRKKPAQKNRLGQRSRQQQAESVYGGAARHLKGTKHTHSSSGKSRKPLNKGRSYKPIQTHYTKKTPPTNKQPQGSEQLHPSWAASKKRKEMENRILKPQGQKIIFADSD; encoded by the exons ATGGAAGAAGTGGACAGGAGTATAAAGTCAGCATGGCTTGCAAGACATCTGATGAGGGCTAGAAAATATGAGGCTCAGAAAATTGCTTGGAAGATATTCTTTTTGGAGAGAAGAGACAT taaTGATTTCGGACGTGCAGACTTGGAAGCAAAGATATCTCAAGCTTGCAAACTACTATTTTCCCTAAGG AGAGTGCGCATCAAGAGCTTGGCTGCTGAGCTTGCAAATCGGAGCAAGTTTATTAGCTTGTATGATGACACCATTGCTCAAAACTTGAAG CATTTTTCTAGTAATGAAGAAATTGCGAAGCAAATAATACTCAAATCAAAATTGTCCGACAAGACTTTGCGAATTCTTCACAAGTATCACATTTCAACTACCCATAAACAACTCCAGTCATCGGAAGCATCATGCAAACCTGAACACACTGTCAAACATCCCGCCACTGCTAGACAGAGGGAGCGAAACCCAAAGAGAACAGCACCTACTAG GAAAATGAGAGGACAAGGAACAAATGGAAAATCTTCTGTGGTGTCTAGGAGACCCTCTACCCTTGACTCTGTGTTTATTGGTTCACTGTCGCAGTCCTCTAAAGGAGTTGACAAACCTTCCAGAAAGAAGCCAGCACAAAAG AATCGCCTTGGGCAAAGATCAAGACAACA GCAAGCTGAGAGTGTGTATGGAGGAGCAGCCAGGCACTTGAAGGGGACcaagcacacacactctaGTTCAG GCAAATCAAGGAAGCCCTTGAACAAGGGTCGGTCATACAAGCCGATCCAAACACACTACACAAAGAAGACCCCACCCACTAACAAACAGCCTCAGGGCTCGGAACAACTGCACCCATCATGGGCAGCCAGTAAGAAGCGGAAAGAAATGGAGAACAGAATCTTAAAACCACAGGGACAAAAAATTATATTTGCAGACTCAgactaa
- the LOC135338110 gene encoding uncharacterized protein LOC135338110 isoform X1, whose translation MEEVDRSIKSAWLARHLMRARKYEAQKIAWKIFFLERRDINDFGRADLEAKISQACKLLFSLRRVRIKSLAAELANRSKFISLYDDTIAQNLKQHFSSNEEIAKQIILKSKLSDKTLRILHKYHISTTHKQLQSSEASCKPEHTVKHPATARQRERNPKRTAPTRKMRGQGTNGKSSVVSRRPSTLDSVFIGSLSQSSKGVDKPSRKKPAQKNRLGQRSRQQQAESVYGGAARHLKGTKHTHSSSGKSRKPLNKGRSYKPIQTHYTKKTPPTNKQPQGSEQLHPSWAASKKRKEMENRILKPQGQKIIFADSD comes from the exons ATGGAAGAAGTGGACAGGAGTATAAAGTCAGCATGGCTTGCAAGACATCTGATGAGGGCTAGAAAATATGAGGCTCAGAAAATTGCTTGGAAGATATTCTTTTTGGAGAGAAGAGACAT taaTGATTTCGGACGTGCAGACTTGGAAGCAAAGATATCTCAAGCTTGCAAACTACTATTTTCCCTAAGG AGAGTGCGCATCAAGAGCTTGGCTGCTGAGCTTGCAAATCGGAGCAAGTTTATTAGCTTGTATGATGACACCATTGCTCAAAACTTGAAG CAGCATTTTTCTAGTAATGAAGAAATTGCGAAGCAAATAATACTCAAATCAAAATTGTCCGACAAGACTTTGCGAATTCTTCACAAGTATCACATTTCAACTACCCATAAACAACTCCAGTCATCGGAAGCATCATGCAAACCTGAACACACTGTCAAACATCCCGCCACTGCTAGACAGAGGGAGCGAAACCCAAAGAGAACAGCACCTACTAG GAAAATGAGAGGACAAGGAACAAATGGAAAATCTTCTGTGGTGTCTAGGAGACCCTCTACCCTTGACTCTGTGTTTATTGGTTCACTGTCGCAGTCCTCTAAAGGAGTTGACAAACCTTCCAGAAAGAAGCCAGCACAAAAG AATCGCCTTGGGCAAAGATCAAGACAACA GCAAGCTGAGAGTGTGTATGGAGGAGCAGCCAGGCACTTGAAGGGGACcaagcacacacactctaGTTCAG GCAAATCAAGGAAGCCCTTGAACAAGGGTCGGTCATACAAGCCGATCCAAACACACTACACAAAGAAGACCCCACCCACTAACAAACAGCCTCAGGGCTCGGAACAACTGCACCCATCATGGGCAGCCAGTAAGAAGCGGAAAGAAATGGAGAACAGAATCTTAAAACCACAGGGACAAAAAATTATATTTGCAGACTCAgactaa
- the LOC135338111 gene encoding uncharacterized protein LOC135338111 — MSYQPRLKREGTMIVTAKEGKKLLAGVPYEKTRQQTAAIGEKSKPRTPKGNTSTPVPRDNWCTPRDNTMVVTSANGEKSKPRGEVSRPRGEPRIPRYLTMVETAREGKQILDGEKLEKTRAQTGAQTGATQTPPKFKRATTNAQNGEESKPRGEVSKPYGEVSKPRGEESKPRGEVSRPRGEPRIPRYLTMVETAREGKQILDGEMLEKTRAQTGATQTPPKFKKATTNTQNGEESKPRGEVSKPRGEASKPRGEESKPRGEVSRPRGEPRIPRYLTMVETAREGKQILDGEKLEKTRTQTYGQL; from the coding sequence ATGTCTTACCAACCAAGACTTAAACGTGAAGGAACAATGATTGTCACTGCCAAGGAGGGCAAGAAGCTGCTTGCTGGCGTCCCCTATGAGAAGACACGTCAACAGACAGCTGCCATCGGAGAAAAGAGCAAGCCCCGTACACCCAAGGGCAACACTAGTACACCTGTACCCAGGGACAACTGGTGTACACCCAGGGACAACACCATGGTAGTTACCTCTGCCAACGGAGAAAAGAGCAAACCTCGTGGAGAAGTGAGCAGACCCCGTGGAGAACCCCGTATACCCAGGTATCTTACCATGGTAGAAACAGCACGGGAGGGAAAGCAAATACTTGATGGAGAGAAGCTGGAGAAAACTAGGGCTCAAACTGGTGCTCAAACTGGTGCAACGCAGACTCCTCCTAAATTCAAGAGAGCCACTACTAATGCCCAGAATGGAGAAGAGAGCAAACCCCGTGGAGAAGTGAGCAAACCCTATGGAGAAGTGAGCAAACCCCGTGGAGAAGAGAGCAAACCTCGTGGAGAAGTGAGCAGACCTCGTGGAGAACCCCGTATACCCAGGTATCTTACCATGGTAGAAACAGCACGAGAGGGAAAGCAAATACTTGATGGAGAGATGCTGGAGAAAACTAGGGCTCAAACTGGTGCAACGCAGACTCCTCCTAAATTCAAGAAAGCCACTACTAATACCCAGAATGGAGAAGAGAGCAAACCCCGTGGAGAAGTGAGCAAACCCCGTGGAGAAGCGAGCAAACCCCGTGGAGAAGAGAGCAAACCTCGTGGAGAAGTGAGCAGACCCCGTGGAGAACCCCGTATACCCAGGTATCTTACCATGGTAGAAACAGCACGGGAGGGAAAGCAAATACTTGATGGAGAGAAGCTGGAGAAAACTAGGACTCAAACCTACGGCCAACTTTAA